TCTTCTTTTTCGTCAGTCTCTTCATCTTCTGATGAATACACCAACGCTATTTCAAGCTCTTCATCGTCTTCTTCATCTTGGAAATCCGGGTGAATTTTTTTCATCGGAACAGCTAGCGTCAAGTATTCGTAGATACTAGATGCTACATTGAGACTTTCTTGCGTATCAGGAATCACTAATAGATCATCCTCGCTGTCATCGTATTCCTCACCGTATTTCACGATCAAGTTTTCTTCGATATTGATGGGGTAATCAAATGACTCAAGACTTCTGTCGCAAATCAGTTCAATCATCCCTTCAAT
The sequence above is drawn from the Reichenbachiella sp. genome and encodes:
- a CDS encoding DUF177 domain-containing protein: MKADRQYKIDIYGLKIGVHEFDFEFDKKLFENVEDSVIESGHGKCTVILDKKERLISMDFKIEGMIELICDRSLESFDYPINIEENLIVKYGEEYDDSEDDLLVIPDTQESLNVASSIYEYLTLAVPMKKIHPDFQDEEDDEELEIALVYSSEDEETDEKEDNEAIDPRWAALKNIKDLKK